A stretch of Cucumis sativus cultivar 9930 chromosome 2, Cucumber_9930_V3, whole genome shotgun sequence DNA encodes these proteins:
- the LOC101216154 gene encoding UDP-glucuronate 4-epimerase 6, translating into MSPMASPPDTSKTLKLERYNSYLRKVNSTKLINASSKLLFRATLLVALVLVFIFTLNYPPLSSENGSSGNHLHTHRNFLSSAFYGGSDQGGAAWEKQVRHSSTPRRLNGMSVLVTGAAGFVGSHCSMALKKRGDGVLGLDNFNNYYDPSLKRARQSLLLKHQIFIVEGDLNDAALLSKLFDVVPFTHILHLAAQAGVRYAMQNPQSYINSNIAGFVNLLEVAKTADPQPAIVWASSSSVYGLNTENPFSELHRTDQPASLYAATKKAGEEIAHTYNHIYGLSLTGLRFFTVYGPWGRPDMAYFFFTKDILQGKQIDIYKTHDAKEVARDFTYIDDIVKGCLGALDTAEKSTGSGGKKKGPAQLRIYNLGNTSPVPVGKLVSVLENLLNTKAKKHIITMPRNGDVPFTHANVSLALKDFGYKPTTDLPTGLRKFVKWYVGYYGIQSRVRKESEKNNNHSPEESA; encoded by the coding sequence ATGTCTCCCATGGCGTCTCCGCCCGATACCAGCAAAACCCTCAAGCTCGAACGCTACAACAGCTATCTTCGTAAAGTCAACAGCACTAAACTCATAAACGCTTCATCCAAGCTTCTATTTCGCGCTACCCTTCTCGTCGCTTTAGTTCTCGTTTTCATTTTCACCCTCAATTACCCGCCCTTGTCTTCCGAAAACGGCTCTTCTGGAAACCACCTCCACACCCACCGCAATTTCCTCTCCTCCGCCTTCTACGGCGGCAGTGACCAGGGGGGCGCTGCTTGGGAGAAACAAGTTCGACACTCCTCCACTCCTCGTCGCCTTAATGGAATGTCCGTATTGGTCACCGGTGCGGCGGGTTTCGTCGGTTCCCATTGCTCTATGGCTTTAAAGAAACGAGGCGACGGGGTTTTGGGATTGgataatttcaataattattacgATCCCTCATTGAAACGAGCTCGTCaatctcttcttttaaaacaCCAAATCTTCATCGTAGAAGGAGACTTAAACGACGCCGCATTGCTCTCTAAGCTTTTCGATGTGGTCCCCTTCACCCACATCCTCCACCTGGCAGCTCAAGCCGGTGTTCGTTACGCTATGCAAAATCCTCAAtcttatatcaattcaaacatTGCCGGATTCGTCAACCTTCTTGAAGTTGCCAAAACCGCCGATCCACAACCCGCAATTGTTTGGGCTTCTTCCAGTTCTGTTTATGGTTTAAACACGGAAAATCCCTTCTCTGAACTCCACCGTACGGACCAACCCGCCAGTCTCTACGCCGCCACGAAGAAAGCCGGGGAGGAAATCGCTCATACTTATAATCACATCTACGGACTTTCACTCACCGGACTCCGATTCTTCACTGTGTACGGTCCATGGGGAAGGCCAGACATGGCGTATTTCTTTTTCACGAAAGATATTCTCCAAGGGAAACAAATCGATATCTACAAAACTCATGACGCGAAGGAGGTGGCGCGTGATTTCACGTACATCGATGATATTGTGAAAGGGTGTTTAGGAGCATTGGATACGGCGGAGAAGTCAACCGGGAGCGGCGGAAAGAAGAAAGGTCCAGCACAATTGAGGATTTATAATTTGGGGAACACATCGCCGGTGCCGGTGGGGAAATTAGTGTCGGTGCTGGAGAATCTGTTGAACACAAAGGCGAAAAAGCATATTATAACGATGCCACGAAACGGCGACGTTCCATTCACTCATGCGAATGTTAGTTTAGCGTTGAAGGATTTCGGGTATAAGCCGACTACGGATCTACCAACGGGGCTCCGGAAATTCGTGAAGTGGTACGTTGGGTATTATGGAATCCAATCGAGGGTAAGAAAGGAAagtgagaaaaataataatcactCACCCGAGGAATCCGCttga